From the Selenomonas timonae genome, one window contains:
- a CDS encoding helix-turn-helix domain-containing protein has protein sequence MSTEEQVSENWIGLEQAAIHLGVRPITVRDWIKKKTGIPAHKIGKLWKFKLSELDEWVKSGKSAID, from the coding sequence ATGAGCACGGAAGAGCAAGTCAGCGAGAATTGGATAGGATTAGAACAAGCAGCCATACATTTGGGTGTTCGTCCCATAACTGTGCGTGATTGGATAAAGAAGAAAACGGGGATTCCAGCCCACAAAATTGGTAAACTCTGGAAGTTTAAGTTATCCGAGCTGGACGAATGGGTCAAGAGCGGAAAAAGTGCAATAGATTAA
- a CDS encoding DNA-methyltransferase: MDTLGVFNDIKTKFKETDFGIDDSVIICGDSLELLRQIPDHSIALILTDPPYHSTRKKNIIGDTSFSKDEDYIDWMRQFAIEWKRVLKYNGSIFCFCSSTMSAQLQMMFSDYFNILSEITWTKPNAPGYDGWKQKMKKESLRQWYPHSEKILFLEGAEDGNLFKSYFGSQLTKWRKTAKMSMKELAEITKSYGKINHGGAVANWEVGRNIPSKAQYDRLKDALTGAGVNGIPDYEDIIRPFNVCKDVEFTDVWTFENVRQYRGKHPAEKPIDLLEHAISATTFEGDIVLDCFSGSGSTGVAATRLKRLSILMEIDPKWCNYASNKLRGEYFFGNELLTRAQ, from the coding sequence ATGGACACATTAGGTGTATTTAACGACATAAAGACAAAATTTAAAGAGACTGATTTTGGAATTGATGACTCCGTTATAATATGTGGTGATTCCTTAGAGTTGCTAAGACAAATTCCAGACCATAGCATTGCGCTGATATTGACTGATCCTCCATATCATTCAACCAGGAAAAAGAACATTATAGGCGATACGAGTTTTTCAAAAGACGAAGATTACATTGACTGGATGCGTCAATTTGCAATCGAGTGGAAAAGGGTATTAAAGTATAATGGTAGCATTTTTTGCTTTTGTTCCTCAACGATGTCTGCACAATTGCAGATGATGTTCTCGGACTATTTTAATATACTTTCGGAAATAACGTGGACAAAACCTAATGCTCCAGGGTATGACGGTTGGAAACAAAAAATGAAAAAAGAGTCTTTGCGTCAGTGGTATCCGCATTCGGAGAAAATACTGTTTCTTGAGGGGGCAGAGGATGGAAATCTTTTCAAGAGTTATTTTGGTAGCCAGCTTACAAAATGGCGTAAAACGGCAAAGATGTCCATGAAAGAGTTGGCTGAGATAACTAAATCTTACGGGAAGATAAATCACGGTGGAGCAGTGGCGAATTGGGAAGTAGGCAGAAATATTCCGAGCAAAGCGCAATATGATAGATTAAAAGACGCATTAACAGGGGCGGGAGTAAATGGTATACCTGATTATGAGGATATAATACGTCCCTTTAATGTCTGTAAGGATGTCGAGTTTACCGATGTATGGACATTTGAAAATGTACGGCAGTATAGAGGTAAACATCCTGCCGAAAAACCGATTGACTTACTAGAACACGCAATTAGTGCGACTACATTTGAGGGGGACATCGTTCTGGACTGTTTCTCTGGTTCCGGCTCCACAGGGGTTGCAGCAACACGTTTAAAGAGACTGAGCATACTCATGGAGATCGACCCCAAGTGGTGCAACTATGCATCAAATAAGCTGAGAGGAGAATATTTCTTCGGGAATGAATTATTAACGAGAGCTCAGTAA